A region from the Arachis ipaensis cultivar K30076 chromosome B01, Araip1.1, whole genome shotgun sequence genome encodes:
- the LOC107636477 gene encoding homeobox protein SBH1 isoform X1: MEEEGNGTYSMMAFGENIMSTSNNSGIYPIIMMPLLTTPVINPLPNLNYSNPNNTSNDNADTNSSFPLPMLTTHQEPIRNNTGICYFMDIHNNHHGSSSSSSSALKAKIMSHPHYHRLLAAYVNCQKVGAPPEVVARLEEACESAAAMAATSCIGEDPALDQFMEAYCEMLIKYEQELSKPFKESMLFLQRMESQFKSLSISPSNNFAGNEGVDRNGSSEDDVDLQNNAIIDPQAEDRELKGQLLRKYSGYLGSLKQEFMKKRKKGKLPKEARQQLLEWWSRHHKWPYPSESQKVALAESTGLDQKQINNWFINQRKRHWKPSEDMQFVVMDQSHPHYYIDNVVANPFPMDFSHTML, from the exons ATGGAGGAGGAGGGTAATGGCACTTATAGTATGATGGCTTTTGGCGAGAACATCATGAGTACTAGTAATAATAGTGGGATTTATCCAATCATCATGATGCCTTTACTCACTACCCCAGTTATTAATCCTCTTCCTAATCTTAATTACTCTAATCCTAATAATACTAGTAATGATAATGCAGACACAAATAGTTCCTTCCCTCTTCCCATGCTTACTACTCATCAAGAACCAATCCGCAACAACACTGGGATATGTTACTTCATGGACATACACAACAACCACCATGGaagctcttcttcttcctcttcagctCTCAAGGCCAAGATCATGTCTCATCCTCACTATCATCGCCTCTTGGCTGCATACGTCAATTGTCAAAAG GTTGGAGCACCGCCTGAAGTGGTGGCAAGGTTAGAAGAAGCATGTGAATCTGCAGCGGCAATGGCAGCAACTTCTTGCATAGGTGAAGATCCAGCTCTGGATCAGTTCATGGAGGCCTACTGTGAGATGCTTATCAAGTACGAGCAAGAACTCTCCAAACCCTTCAAGGAATCCATGCTTTTCCTTCAGCGCATGGAGTCCCAGTTCAAATCCCTCTCCATTTCTCCTTCCAATAACTTCG CCGGTAATGAAGGTGTTGATAGGAATGGATCATCCGAGGATGATGTTGATTTACAAAACAATGCAATAATTGATCCGCAAGCAGAGGACCGGGAGCTGAAGGGTCAGCTATTGCGCAAGTACAGCGGATACCTTGGTAGTCTGAAGCAGGAATTcatgaagaagaggaaaaaagggAAGCTCCCTAAAGAAGCAAGGCAACAGCTACTTGAATGGTGGAGCAGACATCACAAATGGCCTTACCCATCT GAATCACAGAAGGTGGCGCTTGCAGAGTCAACAGGTTTGGACCAGAAACAGATAAACAACTGGTTTATTAATCAAAGGAAACGGCATTGGAAGCCTTCAGAGGATATGCAGTTTGTGGTGATGGATCAAAGCCATCCACATTATTACATTGACAATGTTGTGGCCAATCCCTTTCCCATGGATTTTTCTCACACAATGCTTTGA
- the LOC107636477 gene encoding homeobox protein SBH1 isoform X2, whose amino-acid sequence MLTTHQEPIRNNTGICYFMDIHNNHHGSSSSSSSALKAKIMSHPHYHRLLAAYVNCQKVGAPPEVVARLEEACESAAAMAATSCIGEDPALDQFMEAYCEMLIKYEQELSKPFKESMLFLQRMESQFKSLSISPSNNFAGNEGVDRNGSSEDDVDLQNNAIIDPQAEDRELKGQLLRKYSGYLGSLKQEFMKKRKKGKLPKEARQQLLEWWSRHHKWPYPSESQKVALAESTGLDQKQINNWFINQRKRHWKPSEDMQFVVMDQSHPHYYIDNVVANPFPMDFSHTML is encoded by the exons ATGCTTACTACTCATCAAGAACCAATCCGCAACAACACTGGGATATGTTACTTCATGGACATACACAACAACCACCATGGaagctcttcttcttcctcttcagctCTCAAGGCCAAGATCATGTCTCATCCTCACTATCATCGCCTCTTGGCTGCATACGTCAATTGTCAAAAG GTTGGAGCACCGCCTGAAGTGGTGGCAAGGTTAGAAGAAGCATGTGAATCTGCAGCGGCAATGGCAGCAACTTCTTGCATAGGTGAAGATCCAGCTCTGGATCAGTTCATGGAGGCCTACTGTGAGATGCTTATCAAGTACGAGCAAGAACTCTCCAAACCCTTCAAGGAATCCATGCTTTTCCTTCAGCGCATGGAGTCCCAGTTCAAATCCCTCTCCATTTCTCCTTCCAATAACTTCG CCGGTAATGAAGGTGTTGATAGGAATGGATCATCCGAGGATGATGTTGATTTACAAAACAATGCAATAATTGATCCGCAAGCAGAGGACCGGGAGCTGAAGGGTCAGCTATTGCGCAAGTACAGCGGATACCTTGGTAGTCTGAAGCAGGAATTcatgaagaagaggaaaaaagggAAGCTCCCTAAAGAAGCAAGGCAACAGCTACTTGAATGGTGGAGCAGACATCACAAATGGCCTTACCCATCT GAATCACAGAAGGTGGCGCTTGCAGAGTCAACAGGTTTGGACCAGAAACAGATAAACAACTGGTTTATTAATCAAAGGAAACGGCATTGGAAGCCTTCAGAGGATATGCAGTTTGTGGTGATGGATCAAAGCCATCCACATTATTACATTGACAATGTTGTGGCCAATCCCTTTCCCATGGATTTTTCTCACACAATGCTTTGA